A single window of Syntrophus aciditrophicus SB DNA harbors:
- a CDS encoding sigma-54-dependent transcriptional regulator, with translation MAKVLVIDEDRSTLARLELLLTKDGYETVTASTGTDGLNRYVERYPDLVILDVFLSDVGGFTVLEELLEENEQAMVILMTAQLDMETAIRAMKLGAFDYVPKTADMAELLSVVHKASNTLETDRQQGGLSGEAFRNYKAGDIIGAGREMREIFKMVGVLSRSRATVLIEGESGTGKELVAKVIHKHTSSNEPFIAVNCSAIVETLLESELFGHEKGSFTSAFNRQLGKFELGRYGTVFLDEISEMSINLQAKLLRVLQEMEFERVGGKDKIQVHARIITATNKNLRTLVREGKFRADLYYRLNIVSLKIPPLRERQEDIPLLVNHLIAKIGRDLSRRISGVSEEVMEAFLRYTWPGNVRELENLLVRAGVMAKGRILDKSDFPELFKESGKIGAMNEPGSDEYDDFGRLLTLDDVEERYIRKVLQLERGKNKGELCDILGISRPTFERKLEKYGISFERDGIDQGLSANLSEVEEKIRQ, from the coding sequence ATGGCAAAAGTTCTTGTGATCGATGAGGATCGTTCAACCCTTGCGAGACTTGAGCTCCTGCTGACGAAGGATGGGTACGAGACCGTTACGGCTTCGACCGGGACCGATGGTTTGAACCGCTATGTGGAAAGATATCCCGATCTGGTCATACTGGACGTTTTTCTCTCTGATGTAGGCGGATTTACGGTTCTTGAGGAATTGCTGGAAGAAAATGAACAGGCCATGGTGATCCTGATGACAGCCCAGCTCGACATGGAGACCGCTATCCGGGCCATGAAGCTGGGCGCCTTCGATTATGTTCCCAAGACGGCCGATATGGCCGAACTTTTATCGGTCGTTCACAAGGCCTCGAATACGCTGGAGACTGACCGTCAGCAGGGCGGACTGTCGGGAGAAGCCTTCCGGAACTACAAAGCCGGGGATATTATCGGCGCCGGAAGGGAAATGAGGGAAATCTTCAAAATGGTCGGCGTACTCTCCAGGAGTCGGGCGACGGTCCTGATTGAAGGCGAAAGTGGAACGGGGAAGGAACTGGTGGCAAAAGTCATCCACAAGCATACTTCGTCCAATGAGCCCTTCATTGCCGTCAACTGTTCCGCCATTGTCGAAACCCTTCTGGAATCGGAATTATTCGGTCATGAGAAAGGCTCCTTCACCAGCGCCTTCAACCGGCAACTGGGGAAATTTGAGCTGGGACGATACGGGACGGTTTTCCTGGATGAAATCAGCGAAATGTCCATCAATCTTCAGGCAAAACTGCTCCGTGTTCTTCAGGAAATGGAGTTTGAGCGTGTGGGGGGCAAGGATAAAATCCAGGTCCATGCCCGGATCATCACGGCGACGAACAAGAATCTCCGCACGCTGGTCCGGGAGGGGAAATTCCGAGCCGATCTCTATTATCGGCTCAATATCGTTTCCCTCAAAATTCCTCCCCTGAGGGAGAGACAAGAAGATATCCCCCTGCTGGTCAATCACCTGATTGCCAAGATTGGCAGGGACCTGAGCAGACGGATTTCCGGCGTATCGGAAGAGGTGATGGAGGCCTTTCTGCGGTATACCTGGCCCGGGAATGTGCGTGAACTGGAAAATCTGCTGGTCAGAGCCGGCGTGATGGCCAAAGGCAGGATTCTTGATAAAAGTGATTTTCCCGAACTTTTTAAAGAATCCGGGAAGATTGGTGCAATGAATGAACCCGGGTCGGATGAGTATGATGATTTCGGCAGGCTTCTGACTCTGGACGATGTGGAAGAACGATACATAAGGAAGGTACTGCAACTGGAAAGGGGAAAGAACAAGGGAGAACTTTGCGATATTCTGGGAATATCCCGTCCGACTTTCGAACGGAAGCTGGAAAAATACGGGATTTCCTTCGAGCGTGACGGAATCGATCAGGGTCTTTCAGCGAACCTTTCCGAAGTTGAGGAAAAGATCAGGCAATGA
- a CDS encoding peroxiredoxin — MKRYICGFSLFFAVAVLSFFNAPTAYSISDVYKGNIYNPGILKPVDSALKVKVGDVAPDFTLKAVSGETISLKDYRDRKNVVLSFVPAAWTPVCSDQWPGYNIVKDLFDQNDAILLGISVDNLPTLFSWTNHMGVLWFPVLSDFYPHGAVASSLGILRSDGMAERALFIIDKQGIIRYIYVRDINMRPPLDVIIKELEKLKEAS; from the coding sequence ATGAAAAGATATATCTGCGGATTTTCTTTGTTTTTTGCTGTAGCCGTATTGTCCTTTTTCAATGCTCCCACGGCTTACAGTATTTCGGATGTTTACAAAGGAAATATTTATAATCCAGGCATTCTGAAGCCCGTGGACAGCGCACTGAAAGTCAAGGTCGGAGATGTGGCTCCGGATTTTACTCTGAAGGCGGTTTCCGGCGAGACCATTTCCCTGAAGGATTATCGGGACAGGAAGAATGTAGTGCTTTCCTTTGTCCCTGCAGCCTGGACCCCCGTCTGCTCCGATCAGTGGCCTGGCTATAACATCGTCAAGGATCTCTTCGACCAGAATGACGCGATCCTGCTCGGGATCAGTGTAGACAATCTTCCGACACTCTTTTCCTGGACCAATCACATGGGAGTCTTGTGGTTTCCCGTTCTTTCCGACTTTTATCCCCACGGCGCGGTGGCGTCCTCTTTAGGAATCCTTCGTTCCGACGGGATGGCTGAAAGGGCTCTGTTTATTATCGACAAGCAAGGGATCATCCGGTATATCTACGTTCGTGACATCAACATGAGGCCGCCCCTGGATGTCATAATCAAGGAGTTGGAAAAGCTGAAAGAGGCGTCATGA
- a CDS encoding peroxiredoxin family protein → MKRFWSFYLLWLALFLTIVGGRALAVSPPQVGGVLPEFELAVPKDAAEKNYLGLTRGLPLFGKETFKIQQIKADVVILEIFSMYCPHCQAEAPKVNDLYAKINNTPSLRGKIKIIGIGIGNNVYEVGTFKKKYKIPFPLFTDEDFSLHKKFGEVRTPYFIVIRNYPKGSYRIVYSQLGAFGEVDQFLSQVIKLTGIK, encoded by the coding sequence ATGAAACGTTTCTGGTCCTTTTATTTGTTGTGGCTCGCCCTTTTCCTGACGATTGTTGGAGGCCGGGCTCTTGCGGTTTCTCCGCCCCAGGTCGGAGGGGTGCTGCCGGAGTTTGAACTGGCTGTACCAAAGGATGCCGCGGAAAAGAATTATCTGGGGCTTACCCGCGGTCTTCCGCTATTTGGGAAGGAAACCTTCAAGATTCAGCAGATTAAAGCGGATGTTGTCATTCTGGAAATCTTCAGCATGTATTGTCCCCATTGTCAGGCCGAGGCTCCCAAGGTGAATGACTTGTATGCAAAAATAAATAACACCCCGTCTTTGCGGGGAAAGATCAAGATAATCGGGATTGGAATAGGCAACAATGTTTATGAGGTCGGGACATTCAAAAAAAAGTATAAAATTCCATTTCCTCTGTTTACCGACGAGGACTTTTCCCTCCATAAAAAGTTCGGCGAGGTCAGAACGCCCTATTTTATTGTGATCCGAAACTATCCCAAAGGATCATACCGGATTGTCTATTCTCAGCTCGGAGCTTTCGGGGAGGTCGATCAATTTTTAAGTCAGGTCATCAAACTGACGGGCATTAAATAA
- the hypA gene encoding hydrogenase maturation nickel metallochaperone HypA — translation MHELSLVSSILDIIEDYAAQDGFRRVNNLRLSCGRLSGVDLQCLRFAFEVLSRETRSEGATLEIDFLPIVISCLNCGEDTEVEYVEASCPECGSENVLLAGGTEELRLLELDVD, via the coding sequence ATGCATGAACTGTCTCTCGTTTCATCGATTCTGGATATCATCGAGGATTATGCGGCACAAGACGGTTTTCGACGCGTCAACAACCTGCGTCTTTCCTGCGGCAGGCTGTCCGGTGTAGATCTTCAGTGCCTCCGGTTTGCCTTCGAGGTGCTGTCCAGGGAGACCCGCTCCGAAGGAGCAACCCTCGAAATCGATTTCCTGCCGATTGTGATTTCCTGCCTGAACTGCGGAGAAGACACCGAGGTGGAATACGTTGAGGCCTCCTGTCCGGAATGCGGCTCTGAAAATGTGCTGCTTGCAGGCGGGACAGAGGAACTTCGTCTTCTTGAACTCGACGTGGATTGA
- a CDS encoding HypC/HybG/HupF family hydrogenase formation chaperone — protein MCIAFPGKILTIDQDNFAVININGTRREVCLDIIDEKVTVGDYVICHAGYAIHRIDEKLALENLALLKEIIDREIY, from the coding sequence ATGTGCATCGCCTTTCCCGGTAAAATTCTGACCATCGATCAGGATAATTTCGCCGTGATCAACATCAACGGAACGCGGCGCGAGGTCTGCCTTGACATCATCGATGAAAAGGTCACCGTGGGCGACTATGTCATCTGTCACGCCGGGTACGCCATCCACCGGATCGATGAAAAGCTGGCGCTGGAGAACCTTGCTTTGCTGAAAGAGATTATCGATCGTGAAATTTATTGA
- the hypD gene encoding hydrogenase formation protein HypD produces the protein MKFIDEYRDPDLVRHLLDAVAALAARVGRRISLMEICGTHTHAIGRFGIRRLLPENIRLISGPGCPVCVTSIHDVDRALYLADRPHVVFATFGDMLRVPGTGGRSLQRLRAAGADVRIVSSTLDSLRLAEENPEKEVVFMGIGFETTAPTVASAIRKAGLKGLNNYSVFSVHKTVPQAISALIEDPELSIDGFICPGHVSVITGVDAYKRIPETGRAAVITGFEPVDILEGILMILRQLQEGRFEVAIQYARGVNREGNPQALNMMGEVFETREAEWRGLGRIPQSGLFIRERYADFDALRKGNLPEIRSIEFEACRCGEILRGVISPEECRLFGKVCTPANPVGPCMVSSEGTCAAYLKYEIHNRKS, from the coding sequence GTGAAATTTATTGACGAATACCGGGATCCCGATCTCGTTCGGCACCTTCTCGATGCCGTGGCGGCGCTGGCAGCCCGGGTCGGCCGTCGGATCAGCCTGATGGAGATCTGCGGCACTCACACGCACGCCATCGGGCGCTTTGGAATCCGCAGGCTCCTTCCCGAAAACATCCGCCTCATCTCCGGCCCCGGATGCCCCGTCTGCGTCACCTCCATCCATGACGTTGACCGAGCCCTGTATCTGGCGGATCGGCCTCATGTCGTCTTCGCCACCTTCGGCGACATGCTCCGCGTTCCCGGAACGGGCGGCAGAAGTCTCCAGCGGCTTCGCGCGGCAGGGGCGGATGTGCGCATTGTCTCTTCGACCCTGGACAGCCTTCGCCTCGCTGAAGAGAACCCGGAAAAGGAGGTTGTTTTCATGGGAATCGGCTTCGAAACAACGGCGCCGACCGTGGCATCAGCTATCCGCAAAGCCGGGCTTAAAGGGCTGAACAACTATTCCGTCTTTTCCGTACACAAGACCGTCCCGCAGGCGATCTCCGCCCTCATCGAGGATCCCGAACTCTCCATTGACGGCTTTATCTGTCCCGGCCATGTCAGCGTCATCACCGGCGTCGATGCTTATAAGCGCATCCCGGAAACAGGACGGGCTGCCGTGATCACCGGTTTTGAACCGGTGGACATTCTCGAAGGCATCCTCATGATCCTGCGCCAGCTTCAGGAAGGGCGGTTCGAGGTCGCCATCCAGTATGCCCGGGGGGTAAACAGGGAGGGAAATCCCCAGGCCCTGAACATGATGGGCGAGGTCTTCGAAACAAGGGAGGCAGAGTGGAGGGGACTGGGAAGAATCCCCCAGAGCGGTCTTTTCATCCGGGAGAGGTATGCTGACTTCGACGCACTAAGAAAAGGAAACCTGCCTGAGATCCGTTCCATCGAATTTGAAGCGTGCCGATGCGGTGAAATCCTGCGGGGCGTGATCTCCCCAGAGGAATGCCGCCTTTTCGGAAAAGTCTGCACTCCGGCAAACCCGGTGGGGCCCTGCATGGTGTCCAGCGAGGGGACCTGCGCGGCATACCTGAAATATGAAATCCATAACCGAAAATCGTAA
- the hypB gene encoding hydrogenase nickel incorporation protein HypB: MKVTVVKNVLDANERIANDNRGLFDRKKIYVINLMSSPGAGKTSLVEKTILALKDRYRIAVIEGDIQDTCDADRVSALGIPAVQINTGGACHIDGNMIRDALPALNLDEIDLLITENVGNLVCPAEFKIGENAKVMILSTPEGADKPAKYPLMFQESSVLILNKMDLLPYVDFDLERAKRTALSLNRDLKIFEVSCRNDEGLEGWYSWLAGQIEAFRNS; encoded by the coding sequence ATGAAAGTAACCGTCGTCAAGAATGTCCTCGATGCCAATGAGCGGATCGCCAATGACAACCGCGGGCTCTTCGACAGGAAAAAAATCTACGTCATCAACCTCATGAGCTCGCCCGGTGCGGGAAAGACATCTCTCGTGGAAAAGACGATTCTGGCACTCAAGGACAGGTACCGGATCGCCGTCATCGAAGGGGACATTCAGGACACCTGCGACGCCGACCGGGTATCGGCTCTGGGGATTCCCGCCGTCCAGATCAATACGGGAGGAGCCTGTCACATTGACGGCAACATGATCCGGGACGCCCTCCCCGCCCTCAACCTGGATGAGATCGACCTGCTCATCACCGAGAATGTGGGCAATCTTGTCTGTCCAGCAGAGTTCAAGATCGGGGAAAACGCCAAGGTGATGATTCTGAGCACCCCCGAAGGAGCGGACAAGCCTGCGAAATATCCCCTCATGTTTCAGGAATCCTCTGTGTTGATCCTCAACAAAATGGATCTTCTCCCCTACGTGGATTTCGACCTGGAAAGGGCAAAGCGCACCGCCCTGTCCCTGAATCGGGATTTGAAGATTTTTGAAGTCTCCTGCAGGAATGACGAAGGCCTGGAAGGCTGGTATTCATGGCTTGCCGGACAGATCGAGGCCTTTCGCAATTCATGA